One genomic window of Hymenobacter sp. J193 includes the following:
- a CDS encoding DMT family transporter: protein MSNASRFSLPAVPSVLFAIISVQAGAALAKGLFPLLGAAGTTSLRIGLSALVLLAVVRPRLGQLQAAQWRAVVPYGLALGLMNFLFYCSLARIPLGLAVTLEFIGPLALALSGSRRWLDAVWVALAGLGIALITPWSGQGIDLIGMAYALAAGACWAIYIVLGQRTAAVLPGSVAVAVGMLFAVLPVLPFAVASGSLLHLTPQLLLQGAGLALFSSILPFTLEMRALKSLPTRTFSILMSLEPVAAAVSGWLLLSEQLSGWQWLAVGFIVLASVGATLTSQRPVPALHGE from the coding sequence ATGTCTAACGCTTCTCGGTTTTCCTTGCCGGCGGTACCATCCGTGTTGTTTGCCATTATCAGTGTACAGGCAGGGGCTGCCTTGGCTAAGGGCTTGTTTCCGCTGCTGGGGGCGGCCGGTACCACGAGCCTCCGCATTGGTCTGTCGGCCCTGGTGCTGCTGGCGGTGGTACGGCCGCGGCTGGGGCAGCTGCAGGCTGCGCAGTGGCGGGCCGTGGTGCCCTACGGCCTGGCGTTGGGGCTCATGAATTTCCTCTTCTACTGCTCACTGGCGCGCATACCGCTCGGTCTGGCCGTAACGTTGGAGTTTATCGGCCCGCTGGCTCTGGCCCTAAGCGGCTCCCGGCGCTGGTTGGATGCGGTTTGGGTGGCCTTGGCGGGCCTGGGCATTGCTCTTATCACGCCGTGGAGTGGTCAGGGTATCGACCTCATCGGCATGGCTTACGCCCTGGCTGCGGGAGCTTGCTGGGCTATTTACATCGTACTGGGACAACGCACTGCCGCCGTACTACCCGGTTCGGTAGCCGTTGCCGTGGGTATGCTCTTTGCGGTGCTGCCTGTGCTGCCATTTGCCGTAGCGAGCGGCAGCTTATTGCATCTGACGCCGCAACTCTTGCTGCAGGGCGCTGGGTTGGCGCTATTTTCCAGCATTCTGCCTTTCACCCTGGAAATGCGGGCCCTCAAGTCCCTTCCGACGCGCACCTTCAGCATTCTGATGAGCCTGGAGCCGGTAGCGGCGGCCGTTTCGGGGTGGCTGCTGCTGAGCGAGCAGCTGTCGGGGTGGCAGTGGCTGGCGGTGGGCTTCATCGTGCTGGCCAGCGTAGGGGCTACGCTCACTAGCCAGCGCCCCGTACCGGCGCTGCATGGCGAGTAG